AGTTCCATCGACAGGTTTTCGCTGATGGTGTTGACGGCCAAAAGAACCTCCCAGTTAAGGTTCCTTGCCTCTTGTTCATCGAGCTCGGCGTCCAATAACTCCTCCTCTCTTTGAGTGGATCCCGATAGCTCCTCGTCGTCGCCTACCATCATGCTAAGAACCTCCCTCTCGTCGAGGCGGCCATCGACCTCCTCCCACTCGAAATCCTCATCCAGGTCCTCCCGCCGGTCCTCATCGATCCGCAGGCAGTCCCAACAAAGGGGAAGTGGCAGATCGTCCGATCGGTGGCCGTCGGCATCGGAATTCGAGCAGCCGGCCCCGATCTGCTCGTCCTCCGAGTCCGAATCGGATCCGGATCCGACGATTCGCAGACCCTCCCCGTCGCGGGAGGGAGCGTCTTGAGGCTGCTCAGAGATGGATCTCCGGCGGTGATCGATGAAAAAATCTGCGCCGCCCCGGATTTCTTGGTCGTCGTCGAACCCTAACCCGGGGCCCAGGCCGAGGTAATCGGAGCCCATGTCCTCGGCCCCATCAAGAACGCGGAAGTCGGCGGGGTCTAAGGTTTCGGCGCGGCCGCGGGGCGAGGGGGAGCGGTCGGAGGGGGCGGAGGATGGGGAGGAGAAGGCGGGGAGGACGAGGTCGGGGGGGTCGAAGGTAGGGGAAGGAGGGGAGAGggggagatcgaaggagaagaaaGGGGGGAGGTCGAAGGTTTCGGGGTTGTAGTCTTCAATATCTACGTCTTCGTCTTCATCTTCATCTTCGTCGCCTTCGGTTTCGAAGACTTCCTCCTcgaaggggaggaggaggagttCGGCGACCTTCGCCATGGACGTACGGAGAGGGCGAACGAGGAATTTGTTTTCCGTTTTAGGTGTAGGGAGGTGCTTTTGAGTCTGTTTTGGATTTTTGGCTTTTTCTCGGGGGATATTGAGGGCTGAAGCAGGGTGTACGTGCAAGTGCACGTGTGGGACTTTTGAATcgttgggaaaaaaaaaatcattagtgAATGGCAAGTGCGATACATTTAAAAACTAATAttgaatttttaagagaaaaaaaaaattgaatccctTAAATTTTCCAATGAGAAACACTTCACCATCAACAGTTAAAATTTACAAttaattatcacattttattttgTTGTACACCTGACGGATAGCACCAGAACGAGAGCCAAAgatatttattcttttcttttaaagtAAAGACTTTAATTTCATATATCCTCATTAGGATCCAGAATTGGATCTTGGGACAACAATTCTCCTGAGTTCAGGAAATGGTGCAGAACGGGAAGGAGCAATTTTACTGGCACGGTGAATCCAGAATCAAGATGGCTCCAGTCGACCCTTCTAGCAGATAGTAAACTCTAAAATGAAGATGTCTCAAAATATTTCAGATTGGAAATTATTTTTAATGTCAAAATTACTCTTATTATGGAGGCCTGCAAGCAAGGCCATTTGCTGGTGTCTGGTGGTACTCTTGGCATTCTTGGATTTCAAATATCCCATGGTATGTATAAAGATTGAAGGAGGTGATTAAGATGGGCGGACTGCCATAAAAAGTGATGGAGAGAatgaaattaaataattatatatatatatatatatattgaaaggATAGGTATTTTAGGAATAATAGGATTTATTAGTTATTGTACGATGATTATATAATAGTATTATGTAGTGATGAATGGCAAGACCATAtttagtataataaaataaatttggcgactgattgaaattttaaagtattgatggtgttttttatttttgccaaaggttgagggtgtctattttttttaattttcaaattacattaattaaaatttaatatcacATAGTATGGATTATAGAGAGATATTTCAAAGGGGAAAATTCCAGAACTAGATTGAAAATTTGTCAGTTTATTTCAAATGAAGAAGTTCAcaactaaaaattagaaattaaactAATAATTTGTTTATTTATAAGTGGAAAGAGATGAATGAGTCAAGCAATCAAAACAGATAGAAAAATAAGGAAAATAGAGGCAATaagttatttattatattttgaagCAAAGAAAGGCATTGATAAGTAGGTTTCTGTTTTAACTAAGATCCAATTGGAGAAAGATtggtgattaaaaaaaatattgatattttcATATGACACTTtgacaaaaaaaatcttttgaagagtattttaaaattctatcttttaatataataaatttaaaatatttataatttacctACAATGCAGAATTCTTCTTAACGAATTACATAAGCTAAGACCTACTAGGTACTAAACAATGGATGGATTGAAATTCCATTcatcattaaaaagaaaaaaaaaactagttTTTCCACATACAATGCATTTgatttttttaacaaaagaaaTAATATGATCAATGGCCATGATTCCATCAAGCAATATATGAGagagaatttaatttaaaaaaaattatagaaatatcCTCTCAATTTTAATCCAATTTCACTTACATCCctatactttaaaaaatatcaaactgatCCTTTTAGTTATTGATATATTCTAATGTGGTCTAATCTATCTTCATTAATGAAATGGTGTCATGTAATCattatataatatcattattttataaaatgataaaaatatctttatctccacctccttctcctccctcctctccGAATGATCCTCTCCTCCTCTATCGCCGGcgatcctctttcttccttcttcctcatCCCCTTCCTCTTCACCCATTTCTCCTCCATGGTGGTTCCCTTCACCTCAATCTATTTCTccacctcctctccttcctcctctctcctctccgatTGATTCCCTTCTCCATCATCGGCGTCcctcattctcccttctccttcgtcCTCATCGATTTTTCTCTTCCATGGCAGCTTCCTCCACCCCTAACTATTCCTCCACTGTCTCcccattctcctcctcctcccctcccttCTCCCTCCTCTCTCATCCCTCTTCTTCGGTTGATCCCCTCCTTAGTCGCCGACAtccatctttctttctcttccttcctctttcccttcTTCATCCATTTCTCCTCCTCCATGGGAGCTCCCTCCACCGCCTCCCCTTCCACCTCCTCCTCTCTACTCCCTCCTCTCCAATTGATCccctcttttttcctttcttctcctcCAAGCCGTCCACAAGCCATCCCCCTCTATGCGGCCCTCTCCtcatcgtcttcctccctcctccCTTCTCTTTGATTAAtcccctcctcctcccttctttctcttccaAATCGTCCATAAGCCATCTCCCTCCACGACTGCTCTTTCCTCCTCCttctcatcctctttctccttcAAACCCACCTATGAGCGAGGGGCATTCTATCTATTAAGAGAAAACAGATAACATTATTTGTTGATAAGTGAATAACTACATCATATTGAAATATATCGATAATTAGAAAGTTTAGTCTGACACTTTTTAAAGTATAGAGAGTATAAGCgatattgaattaaaattgaaaagatatttttataatttttttaatttattagtaTGATAGTACAGGTGGCCAATGGCATGGGCAGCCCTGCGTCGGCCCATAATGGGCGGCCCGACGCCAGCCTGTAATGAACAGTAACGGGCCAGGCCGGTCTGGGTTTGGGGCTTGCGACAAGTCCGAGCATGGCACAAGCCCAATAAGGACTAGATCTGGTCCGGCCCATGGCTAGTGCCCAGCCCGACACAACGAACCACCCATGGCGGGCCGGTCCAGGCCTGGCCCACCGAGCCTGGCACGATTAGGGCTGTTACGGGCCTATCCAGGCTAGTAAcataatatgcaaaaaaaaattttgaggggtTTTAAATggtaaaatttcataaaaacatcACTTTTATCCTTCCCAACAATCATATAATGACTATATTTGAGGGTAGAGAGGTCATTTGGCAATTTACATatctttttaattaaaaaaattaaaagaccaATATATCCCCTATCAATGATCATAAACAACTAGTTTGTGAGGATATTTTGGGAAGCATGAAAGTTTCTAACGACTATTAATAAAGGTTCATTCTCACAATTTCTACCACACCAAATCCAATCCATTCTCTCAATCATTTCTTATTCTCAATCTTCTTCTCTCTACAAACTTTTTCTATTTACTTGCTTACAATCAATTTTGCTCAAGTGTACTTGAATTCTCTCGAAGTTGAAGGATCGAGCTACTAGTATCGACTATCAAGCTCTCTCATCCTCTATCTTCGGTGAAGAGTACATTgttctcaacataatttttttatttttacttcttTTTATTAGTATAAATGGATTCTTATTATGATAGTAATCCTAGTATGACTCCCGATGAGGAGACAAATACTCTTGAAGAAACCACTAGTGCTCAAGTATGTAGGACTAGGAAAAGAACTAATGAGGTATGGAGAGATTTTGATTAATCTACAAATGCCCAGGGTGAATCTACGACAGTTTGCAAGAAATACAAAGCCATCCTGATCGCTAAATCATCTAGTGGCACTGGCCACTTGAAACGCCACATAGAACAACATAGGATACATAATGCAAAAATCGAAGCCCAATTGAATTTAGCTAGGGGTAATCTTAGTTCTTGACAATATAGTCAAAAAATGCAACGAAGAGAGCTTGCTGGGTGGATAATTCATGAGGAAGAACCATTTATAAGAGCAGAGTCAGAAAAATTAGAGCGATATATCCAACAGGGTTTACAACCCCAATATAGATGAATTCGTAGGAAACCATTCATGGAGAAGCAATGAAGTAATATATTGAAATGATAATTggacttcaaaaattattagaatcCTTAAATTGTAGAGTGTCAATGACCTATGATATTTATACTGCTAATTATCAATATGCTAGTTATATTTGTTGCACTGTATATTTTATAGACAATGAAtaaaacataaataaaaaaaaaaatgagttttAAATTATTTGAATTTCCACACACTGCACTTGTAATTTTGAATTCTATAATGGCAATTACAATATATTATgacatttaaaatatgatattatcTATTACTTTTGATAATGTATCTAATAATACTGCTGCTATTTTTTTACTGAAACAATcattaaattcaattttgaatAGTGATTGTTTACGTATGAGATATGTATGCCATATACTTAACTTGTGTGTGCAAGATGGATTAGGTATTTTAAATCATTTGATCACTCGAATTAGGAATGCCATCGGATTCATCGAGCATTCCCCTTCGAAAAAATAAGATTTCAAGCAACTGTGTAACTCCCATAGTAAGGCACACAAAAAATTTACACTTGATATTGTGCATAGGTGGAATTCCACGTATCTTATATTAAGCAGTGCATTTGAATATTCTAAGTTGATAAATACTTTTGTAAATTCTCAATTGTCTTTTGAGGAACCTCTAACTTTTAAGGATTAACGTCTTGCcaaaattttatgagattttttagaaatattttttaatacaataaatttttttctagtgTATATTATTTCACTTTctgtgaatttttgacatatattaTTCAGATtatcgaaaaaaaaaattatatagaaatGATGAAACTTTGACCCCTCTAGTTCACACAATGGAGGCCAAGTAGAGAGAATATTGGTCTAGATTAAGTATTATACACTCTATTGCTGCTATGTTTGATCCTAGATTAAATTGAATTGTGTTCtttatttacttgatgaataTCATGAGTATATGCTAATCGATTCAATTGGTGATAGAGAAATAGTTGAACGTTATTTGTATGCCATGTATAGTTTGTATGATGCCAGGTTTTGAGGCAGTAGAGTTGGCATAACACATCTAGACAAGCAAGTACAAATAGCAGTGGAAAGCACAACGTATTGCAGTGGATAGTCCAATGGCAACAACAATTGAACGGTAGTTCGTCTTTATCGTCCCTGTCTTCGAAATTAAACTTCATCTCATCAATGACATCACCACTGCCCTCAACCCCAATCAGCTGGATAATTTTGATGTGCTGCAATGGTGGAAATCGCAGCAAAATATTTTTTCGATGTTTGCTACTATGGTACGAGACATCCTGACCGTGTCAATATACACTGTCGTTTCAGAGTTTGCATTCAGCACCGGTGGACGAGTCTTAGACGAGAAAAAAAGCAGAATGAACAAAAAATCTGTAGAGATGCGTTTGCTTCAAAGATTGGCTAGATGCGGAGAGCTGACTCTAAGATATTAACGGATATCTAACAAGTTTCGAAGACGATACGAATACAAACACCACCAACGAATCCACAACCTTTGTTATCCAGACAAGATTTTAACAATTGTAATTTATaaacatatcaaattttattttttaatataaataaaaattatgatatatttttttaattattttttttgaatctttgcATTCTCTGTAATTTAAACAACAAGCAATtcaattatcaataaaaattttaaggtATTTTTTCATAATCTTTTCTATGTGCATATTTCAATAACCTTTTTTTCAAATCCAAAGGCTAAAAAATTAAACATtaattttaaaagttaaaaatcttattttttaaaacaattaatattaaataaaaataaaaatgtgcCTGAGGGGCTCAGCACGTCCCAAGCCCACACAAGCCTAGATGGGTCCGAGCTGGACTAGGCCCGAACCGTATAAATTTGGGCCTTGGGCCTAGCCCGGCCCATTTATTTCTGAGCCTTCCCATGCCCGGGCCCGGCCTGGCCCATTGGCCACCTCTACATGATAGGCACAAGCTGTAGGAGTTGAGAAACCAAAGC
Above is a genomic segment from Elaeis guineensis isolate ETL-2024a chromosome 1, EG11, whole genome shotgun sequence containing:
- the LOC105060290 gene encoding uncharacterized protein is translated as MAKVAELLLLPFEEEVFETEGDEDEDEDEDVDIEDYNPETFDLPPFFSFDLPLSPPSPTFDPPDLVLPAFSSPSSAPSDRSPSPRGRAETLDPADFRVLDGAEDMGSDYLGLGPGLGFDDDQEIRGGADFFIDHRRRSISEQPQDAPSRDGEGLRIVGSGSDSDSEDEQIGAGCSNSDADGHRSDDLPLPLCWDCLRIDEDRREDLDEDFEWEEVDGRLDEREVLSMMVGDDEELSGSTQREEELLDAELDEQEARNLNWEVLLAVNTISENLSMELEDAESYLGDEHDDVINPSEYEILFGQFTEQNSSIRGSPPAAKSVVENLPSVLVTEEDVANDSTCCAVCKDEISLGEMAKRLPCSHHYHGGCIVPWLGIRNTCPVCRYELPTDDPEYENWKARGATGAGSVESSSRATYGFEMLPEA